A DNA window from Streptococcus sp. LPB0220 contains the following coding sequences:
- a CDS encoding VOC family protein: MKLDTIHHIAIIGRDRDAMLHFYVDQLGFAIVSEYDRPERGDILINLRQGKLTLELFIKPSAPERPKLPLPEHAGLRHLAFQVDAVETYLARLDQLGIENTGLRYDDFDGKKMAFFFDPEGLPLEIHE; the protein is encoded by the coding sequence ATGAAGTTAGACACGATTCATCATATTGCCATCATTGGACGGGATCGCGATGCTATGCTGCACTTTTATGTGGACCAGTTGGGCTTTGCGATTGTCAGTGAGTATGACCGTCCCGAACGCGGAGATATCTTGATCAATCTCCGTCAGGGGAAGCTGACTTTAGAACTCTTTATCAAACCGTCGGCCCCAGAACGTCCTAAGCTCCCCTTGCCCGAGCATGCGGGACTGCGTCATCTGGCCTTTCAAGTGGACGCTGTAGAGACGTATCTAGCTAGATTGGATCAGCTAGGTATTGAGAATACAGGCCTTCGCTATGATGATTTTGATGGCAAGAAGATGGCATTTTTCTTCGATCCAGAAGGATTGCCTTTGGAAATACATGAGTGA